The following proteins are encoded in a genomic region of Rhodoferax aquaticus:
- a CDS encoding serine/threonine protein kinase, protein MVPLSPFEAAPQGVHVFETLTPDAVMDALASVGLYGDGRQQALSSYENRVYQLHLEDGQAVVAKFYRPERWSEAQILEEHAFAAELMAAEIPVVGPMVLGGSTLHRFGNFMFSVSPRRGGRAPELDDGDVLEWVGRFLARIHSVGERAPFAQRPALNVQTFAIEPREWLLSHDMVPLDVQSQWEKASEAAIEIIAGHACLTGASDQNGSDSMGADPIRLLRLHGDCHPGNILWTPLDVPAASGPGPHFVDLDDARMGPAVQDLWMLTSGDRQQRTRQLGALVDGYEQFREFDRRELPLIEPLRTLRLIHYSAWLARRWHDPTFPINFPWFGSSDYWQGQVQMLEEQMEAMQELPLVV, encoded by the coding sequence ATGGTTCCACTTTCCCCTTTTGAAGCCGCACCCCAGGGTGTGCATGTGTTTGAAACGCTCACGCCCGACGCGGTGATGGACGCGCTGGCCAGCGTGGGCCTGTATGGCGATGGCCGCCAGCAGGCCTTGAGTTCGTACGAAAACCGGGTGTACCAGCTGCACTTGGAAGACGGCCAAGCCGTGGTGGCCAAGTTTTACCGCCCCGAGCGCTGGAGCGAGGCGCAAATCTTAGAAGAGCATGCCTTTGCCGCTGAGCTGATGGCGGCCGAAATTCCAGTGGTAGGCCCCATGGTGCTGGGTGGCAGCACGCTGCACCGCTTTGGCAACTTTATGTTCAGCGTGAGCCCGCGCCGTGGCGGCCGCGCGCCTGAGCTAGACGATGGCGATGTGCTGGAGTGGGTGGGCCGCTTTTTGGCGCGCATCCACAGCGTGGGCGAACGTGCCCCGTTTGCCCAGCGGCCTGCGCTGAATGTGCAGACCTTTGCCATCGAGCCGCGCGAATGGCTCTTGAGCCACGACATGGTGCCGCTGGATGTGCAATCGCAATGGGAGAAAGCCTCGGAAGCCGCTATTGAAATAATAGCTGGCCACGCATGCTTGACGGGCGCAAGTGACCAAAATGGCTCCGATAGCATGGGTGCAGATCCTATACGCCTCTTGCGCCTGCACGGGGACTGCCACCCCGGCAATATTTTGTGGACGCCTTTGGACGTGCCTGCCGCCAGCGGCCCTGGCCCGCATTTTGTGGACCTGGACGACGCCCGCATGGGGCCAGCCGTGCAGGACCTGTGGATGCTGACCAGCGGCGACCGCCAGCAACGCACCCGCCAACTGGGCGCTCTGGTGGACGGCTATGAACAGTTCCGCGAATTTGACCGGCGTGAGCTGCCACTGATTGAGCCTTTGCGCACGCTGCGCTTGATTCATTACAGTGCCTGGCTGGCGCGCCGCTGGCATGACCCAACCTTTCCCATCAACTTTCCGTGGTTTGGGTCTAGCGACTACTGGCAGGGGCAGGTGCAGATGCTGGAGGAGCAAATGGAGGCTATGCAAGAGCTGCCCTTGGTGGTGTGA
- the oppB gene encoding oligopeptide ABC transporter permease OppB: protein MWNYSFRRLLATLPTLLAVITVCYLLLHLTPGGPFDSERKVSAVVLANLQAKYHLDQPLWKQYLYYLNDLLHGDLGASFRYEDWTVNQLVSKALPISALIGGGSIVIALIIGVFLGIVAALRQNSKIDYLVMLMGNLGHALPTFVIGPILVLIFAIWLKWFPAGGWDNFAPRYIVLPMALLVFLNVATIGRVMRGSMIEVLHSNFIRTARAKGLPMRTIITRHALKPALLPVVSLIGPMAISSITTAIITESIFSIPGLGKLISNGAANRDYTLVLGLVVLVTVVTVLFNLLVDLAYALLDPNIRY from the coding sequence ATGTGGAACTATTCTTTTCGCCGCTTGCTGGCAACCCTACCCACATTGCTAGCCGTGATCACGGTGTGCTATCTCTTGCTACACCTCACGCCTGGTGGCCCCTTTGACTCAGAACGCAAGGTTTCTGCCGTGGTGCTGGCCAATTTGCAAGCCAAATACCATTTAGACCAACCCTTGTGGAAGCAGTACCTCTACTACTTGAACGACCTCTTGCATGGTGACTTGGGTGCGTCGTTCCGCTACGAAGACTGGACCGTGAACCAGTTGGTCAGCAAGGCCCTGCCCATCTCTGCCCTGATTGGCGGTGGGTCTATCGTCATTGCGCTGATCATCGGCGTCTTCTTAGGCATCGTGGCGGCACTGCGGCAAAACAGCAAGATCGACTATTTGGTGATGCTCATGGGGAACTTAGGCCATGCCTTGCCCACCTTTGTGATTGGCCCCATCCTGGTGCTGATTTTTGCCATCTGGCTGAAATGGTTCCCAGCGGGTGGTTGGGACAACTTTGCGCCGCGCTACATCGTCTTGCCCATGGCGCTCTTGGTATTTCTGAATGTGGCCACCATCGGCCGTGTTATGCGCGGCAGCATGATCGAAGTGCTGCACAGCAACTTCATTCGCACCGCGCGGGCCAAAGGCCTGCCCATGCGTACCATCATCACGCGCCACGCCTTGAAGCCTGCGCTGCTGCCCGTGGTGTCTTTGATTGGCCCCATGGCTATCAGCTCCATCACCACCGCCATCATTACGGAGTCCATTTTTTCCATCCCCGGGCTTGGCAAGCTCATCAGCAATGGTGCTGCCAATCGCGACTACACCTTGGTGTTGGGACTTGTTGTCTTGGTGACAGTTGTGACTGTTTTGTTCAATCTGTTGGTGGACTTGGCCTACGCCCTGCTGGACCCCAATATCCGCTACTAA
- a CDS encoding ABC transporter permease subunit, with translation MRNKAAVVSTGLLLLIVALCVFGPMLLPNAYDSTDWNAMSQSPTWQGWHLFGTDESGRDLLVRTLIGGRVSLMVGILGTLASVSLGIAWGATAGFIGGKVDAFMMRIVDMMYAVPYILIAILLVTLIGRAFYLVVLVITVFSWMDTARVVRGQTLTLRSREFVEAARAIGVPTRRIIAQHIVPNLLGVVVVYTTITIPGVIMTESALSFLGLGIQEPMTSWGVLINDGTKVMEVSPWILLFPAAMLSLTLYCFNYIGDGLRDALDPKDR, from the coding sequence ATGCGCAACAAAGCCGCCGTGGTCAGCACTGGACTGCTCCTGCTCATCGTGGCCCTGTGCGTCTTCGGCCCCATGCTGCTGCCCAACGCCTACGACTCTACCGACTGGAACGCGATGAGCCAGTCGCCCACGTGGCAGGGTTGGCACTTGTTTGGCACCGATGAATCAGGTCGCGATCTCTTGGTGCGCACCTTGATTGGCGGGCGCGTCTCGCTCATGGTCGGCATCTTGGGTACCTTGGCCTCGGTGAGCTTGGGCATTGCCTGGGGGGCAACGGCTGGGTTTATTGGTGGCAAGGTCGATGCCTTTATGATGCGTATCGTGGACATGATGTATGCCGTGCCTTACATCTTGATCGCCATTTTGTTGGTCACCTTGATCGGCCGTGCCTTCTACCTGGTGGTGCTGGTGATCACCGTGTTTTCGTGGATGGACACCGCGCGCGTGGTGCGTGGGCAAACCCTCACCCTGCGTTCGCGTGAATTTGTCGAGGCGGCCCGCGCCATTGGCGTGCCAACCCGCCGCATCATTGCGCAGCATATCGTCCCCAACCTCTTGGGCGTTGTGGTGGTGTACACCACGATCACCATCCCTGGCGTGATCATGACCGAATCCGCGCTATCGTTCTTGGGTCTTGGCATTCAAGAACCTATGACCAGTTGGGGCGTCCTCATCAATGACGGTACCAAAGTGATGGAAGTTTCGCCGTGGATCTTGCTGTTCCCTGCGGCCATGCTGTCACTCACGCTGTATTGCTTCAACTACATTGGGGACGGCTTGCGCGACGCGCTCGACCCCAAGGACCGCTAA
- a CDS encoding oligopeptide/dipeptide ABC transporter ATP-binding protein — MRVLDIKNLGVQFKTQDGLVYAVNGMNFSLDKGQTLGIVGESGSGKSQSVLAMMGLLAKNGQASGEVLYKGNNLLTMPAKELNAIRGNRVAMIFQDPMTSLNPYLTVERQMTEVLQFHKGMDRKAARARSIQMLDAVKIPEAARRIGMYPHEFSGGMRQRVMIAMALLCEPEVLIADEPTTALDVTVQAQILTLLRELQRDFGTAIVMITHDLGVVAGLCDQVMVLYGGRVMEQGNAQHIFHHASHPYTLGLLRAIPRMDRDDASLLAIPGAPPNMAKLPKGCPFSERCQFADDTCAQTMPLLSLLPGSTNTLRACHKSVAIVQEGFHKEHAHV; from the coding sequence ATGCGTGTACTCGACATCAAAAATTTAGGCGTCCAATTCAAAACCCAAGACGGTTTGGTCTATGCCGTCAATGGCATGAACTTTTCATTGGACAAAGGGCAGACTCTGGGCATCGTGGGCGAAAGCGGCTCGGGCAAAAGCCAAAGCGTGCTGGCCATGATGGGCTTGCTGGCCAAAAACGGCCAGGCCTCGGGCGAGGTGCTCTACAAAGGCAACAACTTGCTCACCATGCCGGCCAAGGAGCTCAACGCCATTCGCGGCAACCGCGTGGCGATGATCTTCCAAGACCCCATGACCTCACTCAACCCCTACCTCACGGTAGAGCGGCAAATGACGGAAGTGCTGCAGTTCCACAAAGGCATGGACCGCAAGGCAGCGCGCGCCAGGTCCATTCAAATGCTGGACGCCGTCAAGATTCCTGAGGCAGCCCGCCGCATTGGCATGTACCCGCATGAGTTCTCAGGCGGCATGCGCCAACGCGTGATGATTGCGATGGCCTTGCTGTGCGAGCCTGAAGTCCTCATTGCCGACGAGCCCACCACGGCCTTGGACGTGACGGTGCAGGCGCAAATTCTGACCTTGCTGCGTGAGCTGCAGCGCGACTTTGGCACCGCCATTGTCATGATTACCCACGACCTGGGCGTGGTGGCCGGTCTGTGCGATCAGGTGATGGTGCTGTACGGTGGCCGCGTGATGGAGCAGGGCAACGCCCAGCACATCTTCCACCATGCCAGCCACCCCTATACCCTAGGACTCTTGCGCGCCATACCGCGCATGGACCGTGACGATGCGTCCCTGCTGGCGATCCCCGGCGCACCACCGAATATGGCCAAGCTGCCCAAAGGATGTCCGTTTAGCGAACGCTGCCAGTTTGCGGACGACACCTGTGCGCAAACCATGCCGCTCTTGAGTCTGTTGCCTGGCTCTACCAACACACTGCGCGCTTGCCACAAGAGCGTTGCCATTGTGCAAGAAGGCTTCCACAAGGAGCACGCCCATGTCTGA
- a CDS encoding acetyl-CoA acetyltransferase, giving the protein MSTGVHILGGYQTDFARVWSREGKDLSDMVAEATSGVLQHCQLEASAIGSIHVGNAFGEAQRRQGHLGAMVAQVVPSLWGVPAMRHEGACASSSLAILSAMAEIEAGRYDCVLVLGVEEFKNLPGDVASQNQNAASWQGHEDIDCTFMWPAAFGLVAQEYERRYGLDRRYLNRIAEINYAHAKHNPLAQTRGWSFKPLAFTDDDTANPVIEPGTRRQDCGQITDGACAVVLASTAYAQAHARARHLRMQQLPRIAGWGHRNAGLRLKDKLERSAGAPYVFPHVRQTIEDAWARAGVGGIAAMDGVETHDCFTTTEYMAIDHLGLTPPGQSWQAIDSGAIEAGGSCPINRSGGLIGCGHPVGATGARMLWDAARQVSGTAGDCQIEGAQRLQTLNIGGSCATVVSFVVESAAL; this is encoded by the coding sequence ATGAGCACGGGCGTGCACATTCTGGGGGGCTACCAAACCGACTTTGCACGCGTCTGGTCGCGCGAAGGCAAAGACCTGTCTGACATGGTGGCAGAAGCCACCTCCGGCGTGCTCCAGCACTGCCAGCTAGAGGCCAGCGCGATTGGCAGCATCCATGTGGGCAATGCCTTTGGCGAAGCCCAGCGCAGGCAAGGGCACTTGGGGGCCATGGTGGCGCAGGTGGTGCCCAGCCTGTGGGGCGTGCCCGCCATGCGGCATGAGGGGGCGTGCGCCTCGTCGTCGCTGGCTATTCTGAGCGCCATGGCCGAGATCGAAGCGGGCCGCTACGACTGCGTGCTGGTGCTCGGCGTTGAAGAATTCAAAAACCTGCCCGGCGACGTGGCCTCGCAAAACCAAAACGCCGCCTCCTGGCAAGGCCATGAAGACATTGACTGCACCTTTATGTGGCCCGCAGCCTTTGGCTTGGTGGCCCAAGAGTACGAGCGCCGCTACGGGCTAGACCGGCGCTATCTCAACCGCATTGCCGAGATCAACTACGCCCACGCCAAACACAACCCCTTGGCCCAAACCCGTGGCTGGAGCTTCAAGCCCTTGGCCTTTACCGACGACGACACCGCCAACCCCGTGATTGAGCCCGGCACCCGTCGCCAAGACTGCGGCCAAATTACCGACGGTGCCTGTGCCGTGGTATTGGCCAGCACCGCCTATGCGCAGGCGCACGCCCGGGCGCGCCATCTGCGCATGCAGCAGCTGCCCCGCATTGCGGGCTGGGGCCACCGCAATGCGGGCCTGCGCCTCAAAGACAAGCTAGAACGCAGTGCGGGCGCGCCCTATGTGTTTCCGCATGTGCGCCAAACCATTGAAGACGCGTGGGCGCGCGCGGGCGTGGGCGGCATCGCCGCCATGGATGGCGTAGAAACCCACGACTGCTTCACCACCACCGAGTACATGGCCATAGACCACCTGGGCCTCACACCGCCGGGGCAAAGCTGGCAAGCCATTGACAGCGGCGCCATTGAGGCCGGTGGCAGCTGCCCCATCAACCGCAGCGGCGGCTTGATTGGCTGCGGCCACCCTGTAGGCGCCACGGGGGCGCGCATGCTGTGGGACGCCGCACGCCAGGTGAGTGGCACGGCGGGCGACTGCCAAATTGAAGGCGCCCAGCGCCTACAAACGCTCAACATCGGCGGCTCATGCGCCACCGTAGTGAGCTTTGTGGTGGAATCCGCAGCCCTTTGA
- the oppF gene encoding murein tripeptide/oligopeptide ABC transporter ATP binding protein OppF yields the protein MSDTRQPILSVRDLKVQFNIKSDSAWPWSPSRSLKAVNGVSFDLYAGETLGVVGESGCGKSTLARALLNLNPASSGSVVWQGQEMTTASPAQWLSVRKDIQMIFQDPLACLNPRMTVAQIIAEPLRTHHPELSSDAVMLKVRAMMARVGLTAQQINRYPHEFSGGQCQRIGIARALILEPKLIVCDEPVSALDVSIQAQIINLLKALQKEMGLALIFIAHDLAVVRHISHRIMVMYLGRAMELAPKQALYSDPRHPYTQALLSAIPIPDPDLERNKVIQLLQGDLPSPMSPPSGCVFRTRCPKAHAQCTSEVPQLKSSGVATLAACHSA from the coding sequence ATGTCTGATACACGCCAACCCATTCTGTCTGTACGCGACCTCAAGGTCCAATTCAACATCAAGTCCGACAGCGCATGGCCTTGGAGCCCCAGCCGTAGCTTGAAGGCTGTCAACGGTGTGTCCTTTGACCTCTATGCGGGTGAAACGCTGGGCGTGGTCGGTGAGTCTGGCTGCGGAAAGTCCACCTTGGCGCGCGCCTTGCTGAACCTCAACCCTGCCAGCTCTGGCAGCGTGGTGTGGCAAGGGCAAGAAATGACCACAGCCTCGCCGGCCCAGTGGTTGTCGGTGCGCAAAGACATCCAAATGATCTTCCAAGATCCCTTGGCTTGTCTAAACCCCCGCATGACGGTGGCGCAAATCATTGCAGAGCCCTTGCGTACCCACCACCCCGAACTCAGCAGTGATGCAGTGATGCTCAAGGTCCGCGCCATGATGGCACGCGTGGGCCTAACCGCCCAGCAAATCAACCGCTACCCGCATGAGTTCTCCGGTGGGCAATGCCAACGTATCGGTATTGCGCGCGCCTTGATCTTGGAGCCCAAGCTCATTGTGTGTGACGAGCCGGTGTCCGCGCTGGACGTGTCCATTCAAGCGCAGATCATCAACCTGCTCAAGGCCTTGCAAAAGGAAATGGGCTTGGCGCTCATCTTTATTGCGCATGACCTGGCCGTGGTGCGCCACATCAGCCACCGCATCATGGTGATGTACCTGGGGCGTGCGATGGAGCTTGCGCCCAAACAGGCGCTGTACAGTGACCCACGCCACCCCTACACACAGGCCTTGCTCTCCGCGATCCCCATTCCTGACCCGGATTTGGAGCGCAACAAAGTCATACAACTCTTGCAGGGTGACTTGCCCTCCCCTATGAGCCCGCCGTCGGGTTGTGTGTTCCGCACACGGTGCCCTAAGGCGCACGCACAGTGCACCAGTGAGGTCCCGCAACTTAAGAGCAGCGGTGTGGCAACGTTGGCGGCCTGCCACAGCGCATAA
- a CDS encoding acetyl-CoA C-acyltransferase, whose translation MNHFPLIIDAIRTPRGRGNAKGALAQITPAALLAQHMQALLARTPIDSARIQDTFIGCVNQTGEQGSNIGKLAAVLAGWSDTVPALTLNRFCTSGLSAVQLGAQQVLAHEGFAVAGGVEMMSRVPLGADQGPLVGDLRLQQRARVVPIGIAADTVATLEGFSREACDDYALASQQRALAARAQGWLSSVVPVQPEVPGPDAAPVLSVDETPRESTTAASLARMPAAFAAMGAEQGWDALMCSAYGLAQVDHVHHAGNAPATADGASLVLLGSLQAVARHRLKVRARIVANAITSVDHTLALTGAVNATRMALSRAQLSVADIDLFEVNESFAALMLHYMKHLGISHAQLNVNGGAIALGHAMGSTGSALLGTLLDELERRDLRRGVVAVCGATGVAAAMVIERLR comes from the coding sequence ATGAACCACTTTCCCCTGATCATTGACGCCATCCGCACCCCGCGCGGGCGGGGCAATGCCAAAGGCGCGTTGGCGCAGATCACGCCCGCAGCCCTCTTGGCCCAGCACATGCAAGCCTTGCTGGCGCGCACACCCATCGACAGCGCGCGCATCCAAGACACCTTCATAGGCTGCGTGAACCAAACCGGCGAGCAAGGCAGCAACATCGGCAAGCTGGCCGCCGTGCTTGCAGGCTGGAGCGACACCGTGCCCGCCCTCACCCTCAACCGTTTTTGCACCTCGGGCCTGAGTGCCGTGCAACTAGGCGCGCAGCAGGTGCTGGCCCACGAAGGTTTTGCCGTGGCAGGCGGGGTAGAAATGATGTCGCGCGTGCCCCTGGGTGCTGACCAAGGGCCCTTGGTGGGCGACCTGCGCCTGCAACAGCGCGCGCGGGTGGTACCCATAGGCATTGCCGCTGACACCGTGGCCACGCTGGAAGGCTTTAGCCGTGAGGCCTGCGACGACTACGCTCTGGCCTCCCAGCAGCGTGCTCTTGCGGCGCGTGCGCAAGGCTGGCTGAGTTCAGTTGTGCCGGTGCAGCCCGAAGTGCCGGGGCCCGATGCAGCCCCCGTACTCAGTGTGGACGAGACGCCGCGCGAGTCCACCACCGCAGCATCTTTGGCCCGCATGCCCGCCGCGTTTGCAGCCATGGGTGCCGAGCAAGGCTGGGACGCCCTGATGTGCAGCGCCTATGGCTTAGCGCAGGTGGACCATGTGCACCACGCGGGCAACGCCCCCGCCACCGCAGACGGCGCTTCGCTGGTGCTGCTGGGCAGCTTGCAAGCCGTGGCCCGCCACCGGCTCAAAGTGCGCGCTCGCATTGTGGCCAACGCCATCACCAGCGTAGACCACACCTTGGCCTTGACGGGCGCGGTGAACGCAACCCGCATGGCCTTAAGCAGAGCGCAACTCAGCGTGGCCGACATCGACCTGTTTGAAGTCAATGAATCGTTTGCCGCGCTCATGCTGCATTACATGAAGCACCTGGGCATCTCCCACGCCCAGCTCAATGTGAACGGCGGCGCCATCGCCTTGGGCCATGCCATGGGCTCCACCGGCAGCGCGCTCTTGGGCACCCTGCTGGACGAGCTTGAGCGGCGCGACCTGCGCCGGGGTGTGGTGGCCGTGTGTGGCGCCACAGGCGTGGCCGCCGCCATGGTGATTGAACGCCTGCGCTAG
- a CDS encoding FKBP-type peptidyl-prolyl cis-trans isomerase, translating to MKSLLRLSLVSLALVAPTLSWSQATNAAPVNASEAAAKEEGAVVTESGLVIRMLKEGTGASPKASDRVSVHYRGKLVNGSEFDSSYSRGAPSDFPLGGVIPCWTEGLQRMKVGGKAKLTCPAKLAYGQRGINGVIPPFATLIFEVELVAIKGK from the coding sequence ATGAAATCTTTGCTCCGCCTCTCGCTCGTTTCTCTGGCTTTGGTCGCCCCTACGCTAAGCTGGTCGCAAGCCACCAACGCCGCACCCGTCAATGCATCCGAAGCTGCCGCCAAGGAAGAAGGTGCCGTAGTCACTGAGTCAGGCTTGGTCATTCGCATGCTCAAAGAAGGCACCGGTGCCAGCCCCAAAGCCAGTGACCGGGTATCAGTCCATTACAGGGGCAAACTGGTGAACGGCTCCGAGTTCGACAGTTCCTACTCGCGCGGCGCACCGTCTGACTTTCCGCTAGGTGGCGTCATACCTTGCTGGACAGAAGGCCTGCAGCGCATGAAAGTCGGTGGTAAAGCCAAGCTGACCTGCCCCGCCAAACTGGCCTACGGCCAGCGCGGTATCAACGGCGTGATTCCCCCCTTTGCCACCCTCATTTTTGAGGTGGAGTTGGTCGCCATCAAAGGCAAATAG
- a CDS encoding carotenoid oxygenase family protein, whose product MAFTILLTEGSPMNAPLAADLLTPFGEDHGPHLSGVYAPVGHERELHDLPLLHGSIPKDLNGVYLRAGPNARFEPHGRYHPFDGDGMVHAAHFAQGRLTYRNRWVQTDGWQEENLAQTSTHYGIRETLKGRSDKRLKDTANTDMVGHAGKALALWYMAGDAYELDPVSLQTLGKSQGILATGGKVSAHAKVDEITEELMFFDYGLEAPYMHYGVLGADGKLKHHIPIDLPGPRLPHDMAITEHYTVLHDLPLFHDAEALALGRHKIRFYPDMPARFGVIPRLGARDSIRWFNFSPCYVYHVVNAWEDGDWVEMVGCRYMPALDAQGQIDPQRTARDVAELVMHARLWSWRMNLVTGACEERALDTAHNVEFPSFNAHLTGRKTRYGYFVNHSEVNTLQWAGIRKMDLHSGATLGNWADDPDHSWYSEPWFAQADQPQSEDHGYVIAFQWNTALQRQTLDIFDARDINRGPVAQVALPTRVPVGFHGCWISQERLARGPAA is encoded by the coding sequence ATGGCTTTCACCATCCTTTTGACTGAGGGCTCTCCCATGAACGCACCGCTTGCCGCTGACTTGCTCACCCCCTTTGGGGAAGACCATGGCCCCCATCTGAGTGGGGTTTATGCCCCCGTGGGCCATGAGCGTGAACTGCATGACCTGCCGCTGCTGCACGGCAGCATTCCGAAGGACCTGAATGGCGTGTACTTGCGCGCTGGCCCCAACGCCCGCTTTGAGCCCCACGGCCGCTACCACCCTTTTGATGGCGATGGCATGGTGCATGCCGCGCACTTTGCGCAAGGGCGCCTGACCTACCGCAACCGCTGGGTGCAGACCGACGGCTGGCAAGAAGAAAACTTGGCGCAAACCAGCACGCATTACGGCATTCGCGAAACGCTCAAAGGCCGCAGCGACAAGCGCCTCAAAGACACGGCCAACACCGACATGGTGGGCCACGCAGGCAAGGCCCTAGCCCTGTGGTACATGGCGGGCGACGCCTACGAGCTAGACCCCGTGAGCCTACAAACGCTGGGCAAGTCCCAGGGCATCCTAGCCACAGGCGGCAAGGTGTCAGCCCACGCCAAGGTAGACGAAATCACCGAAGAACTCATGTTTTTCGACTACGGCCTGGAAGCCCCCTATATGCACTACGGCGTGCTGGGTGCCGATGGCAAGCTCAAGCACCACATCCCTATTGACCTGCCCGGCCCGCGCTTGCCGCACGACATGGCCATTACCGAGCACTACACCGTGCTGCACGACCTGCCCTTGTTCCATGACGCCGAGGCCCTGGCCTTGGGCCGCCACAAAATCCGTTTTTACCCCGACATGCCAGCACGTTTTGGCGTGATCCCACGCCTAGGGGCGCGCGACAGCATTCGCTGGTTCAACTTCAGCCCCTGCTATGTCTACCATGTGGTCAATGCGTGGGAAGACGGCGACTGGGTCGAGATGGTGGGCTGCCGCTATATGCCAGCACTCGATGCGCAAGGCCAGATCGACCCGCAGCGCACCGCGCGCGATGTGGCCGAGTTGGTGATGCACGCGCGGCTGTGGAGCTGGCGCATGAACTTGGTTACCGGCGCCTGCGAAGAGCGCGCCTTGGACACCGCGCACAACGTGGAATTCCCCAGCTTCAACGCGCACCTCACCGGGCGCAAAACCCGCTACGGCTATTTTGTGAACCACTCCGAGGTCAACACCTTGCAATGGGCAGGCATTCGCAAAATGGACTTGCATAGCGGCGCAACACTGGGCAACTGGGCGGACGACCCCGACCACAGCTGGTACTCCGAGCCGTGGTTTGCGCAGGCTGACCAACCCCAAAGCGAAGACCACGGCTATGTAATCGCGTTTCAGTGGAACACCGCACTGCAGCGCCAAACCCTGGACATTTTTGACGCCCGCGACATCAACCGTGGCCCGGTCGCCCAAGTGGCCCTGCCGACCCGCGTGCCCGTGGGCTTTCATGGCTGCTGGATCTCGCAAGAGCGCTTGGCGCGCGGGCCTGCGGCATGA